In a genomic window of bacterium:
- the aspS gene encoding aspartate--tRNA ligase — translation MKKTSLSQVQKDAVGKTIETCGWVQRIRNLGSLLFIELKDRTAVLQLVIDTQKHKGAADLGLQDCIWVSGAVRERPQNQKNTKMMTGDVELVVEDLKTLAKCKTPPFVVENDVKAGEELRLRYRYLDLRREVMQKNLVFRHKVVTAIREYLNSRDFLEIETPIMTRAMPEGARDYLVPSRLYPGKFYALAQSPQMYKQLLMVAGFERYYQIARCMRDEDPRHDRQPEHTQIDIEMSFVNEEDIYRLVEGLFSFIFKKALGQDLVIPFPRYAFLDVIAKYGSDKPDISFGLEIKDYKEAFQNVDFAPFRNKQNTRGIVIPEASKISRKILEEFGALAKTKGLENIYWVRKEENFSGSIAKIIDWNVVKNIDLMNGSLLILATGDARVFLLLGELRNRIADQLDLRQKGFHFLWVHDFPLFERDEKTGTIVPCHHIFTQPKEEDLQFIDTDPVRMRGRQYDLVCNGNELASGSIRNHNRQLQEKLFSIIGIDKQTAGAKFGLLLDALEYAAPPHGGIAPGIDRICMVLGNIPNIREVIAFPKTTQAQGLLENIPDVVDPQQLKDLHLKIEE, via the coding sequence ATGAAGAAAACCTCATTATCGCAAGTGCAAAAGGACGCCGTTGGCAAGACCATTGAGACCTGCGGCTGGGTGCAGCGGATCCGAAACCTTGGCAGCCTGCTTTTCATCGAACTCAAGGACCGCACTGCGGTCCTGCAGCTTGTCATCGATACCCAGAAACACAAGGGCGCGGCAGATCTCGGCCTTCAGGACTGCATCTGGGTCAGCGGTGCAGTGCGGGAACGGCCGCAGAACCAGAAGAACACGAAGATGATGACCGGCGATGTGGAGCTCGTCGTGGAAGACCTTAAAACGCTGGCGAAGTGCAAAACGCCTCCGTTCGTGGTCGAAAATGACGTAAAGGCGGGCGAGGAACTGCGACTGCGTTACCGTTACCTCGACCTGCGGCGCGAGGTTATGCAGAAAAACCTCGTTTTCCGGCACAAGGTCGTGACCGCCATCAGGGAATACCTTAACAGCCGCGATTTCCTCGAGATCGAGACGCCGATCATGACCCGTGCCATGCCCGAAGGAGCGCGCGACTATCTGGTGCCATCGCGGCTTTACCCCGGCAAGTTCTACGCGCTCGCCCAATCACCCCAGATGTACAAGCAACTCCTGATGGTCGCCGGATTTGAACGTTATTACCAGATCGCGCGGTGCATGCGCGATGAAGACCCGCGCCACGACCGCCAGCCCGAACACACGCAGATCGATATCGAGATGTCGTTCGTGAACGAAGAGGATATTTACCGCCTGGTCGAAGGGTTGTTCAGTTTCATATTCAAAAAAGCGCTGGGTCAGGACCTGGTGATACCTTTCCCCAGGTACGCGTTCCTGGACGTGATCGCTAAATACGGATCGGATAAACCCGATATCAGTTTCGGGCTCGAGATCAAGGACTACAAAGAAGCATTCCAAAACGTTGATTTTGCTCCGTTCCGGAACAAGCAGAACACCAGGGGCATAGTCATCCCGGAAGCGTCGAAGATATCAAGGAAGATCCTTGAGGAATTCGGCGCGCTTGCTAAAACCAAGGGGCTGGAGAACATATACTGGGTCAGGAAAGAAGAAAATTTCAGCGGCAGTATCGCCAAGATCATCGACTGGAACGTGGTAAAAAATATCGATCTGATGAACGGCAGTTTATTGATACTGGCCACGGGCGACGCCAGAGTGTTCTTGCTGCTCGGGGAACTGCGCAACCGGATCGCGGACCAGCTCGACTTAAGGCAAAAAGGCTTTCACTTCCTCTGGGTTCACGATTTTCCGCTCTTTGAGCGAGACGAAAAGACCGGCACGATCGTTCCCTGCCACCACATCTTTACTCAACCCAAGGAAGAAGACCTGCAATTTATTGACACTGATCCGGTCCGGATGCGCGGCCGGCAGTACGACCTGGTATGCAACGGCAACGAGCTGGCTTCGGGCAGCATCAGGAACCACAACCGCCAGCTTCAGGAAAAGCTGTTTTCGATAATCGGTATTGACAAACAGACCGCGGGGGCGAAATTCGGCCTGCTCCTGGATGCGCTGGAGTACGCGGCGCCGCCGCACGGCGGCATCGCGCCGGGTATAGACAGGATCTGTATGGTGCTGGGTAATATCCCTAATATCAGGGAAGTGATCGCGTTCCCGAAAACAACACAGGCTCAAGGGCTGCTGGAGAACATACCGGATGTCGTCGATCCCCAGCAGCTCAAGGATTTACACCTCAAAATAGAAGAATAA
- the glyS gene encoding glycine--tRNA ligase subunit beta, with protein MIDFLIEIGFEEFPPSFLPVSAHELTAKIEALLKKEKIFYRTIRTIYTARRMGAIVLGLTRKQKPQVIEVQGPPARIAYDKEGKPTEMLAGFMKSHDLKPGDVKTVKTAKGEYIVGTKHVAGKTTEEILGSELPQIIRSLEFSKTMVWNDSGDRFPRPVRWIVALLDRKPIKFKIAGIQSDRYSIPNFHFSFNPIRLEKPREYLTSLRHGGVVADPNERKKIIQKQINDLAAKLKGEPLFDAAMIEEINCTIEYPDVVSGEFEERYLELPPEVLFTTLKALGNLVWIKDTNKFICVFSAKRRAADNIGAGYGKVLRSRLYDAHFYYQNDLKLTIDAMLKHSQSMLWLKDFGSIADKAKRLARFTATFEAPGIDPDALKQAAEFCKADLLSNMVREKEFTSLQGIMGGYYAQAAGKGDKAALAIKEHYLPRFIGDDLPSTIEGVILSIADKIDNVAAAFHTGQKPSSSFDPFGIRRNGYAVVNMIDANALNISIKDAIKKYVGLLPSPLENVAVAPIIEFFDERIDRYLEDLGFRYDEIKSVLPASKGNAYDARRRCEALKNYRDKPEFEQLVIGQKRVRNILKGKPKQDSVNPELLQEKAEKKLYEQGQEISGAIQPLIEKQEYATVLDRLLSMRPDIDKFFDDVLVMCEDMNLQKNRLALVSFINQLFIQFADLSQIVIGTEDKKGK; from the coding sequence ATGATCGACTTTCTGATCGAGATCGGGTTCGAGGAATTCCCGCCGTCGTTCCTGCCCGTATCTGCCCATGAGCTGACCGCTAAGATCGAAGCGCTCCTAAAAAAGGAGAAGATCTTTTACCGTACGATCCGCACTATCTACACGGCGCGCCGCATGGGCGCGATCGTCCTGGGATTGACCAGAAAACAAAAACCCCAGGTAATCGAAGTGCAGGGGCCGCCCGCCAGGATCGCGTACGATAAAGAAGGCAAACCCACTGAGATGCTTGCCGGCTTCATGAAGTCCCACGACCTCAAACCCGGTGATGTCAAAACCGTCAAGACCGCCAAGGGTGAATACATCGTGGGCACGAAGCACGTTGCCGGCAAAACAACGGAAGAGATACTGGGCAGTGAACTGCCCCAGATCATCAGGTCGCTGGAATTTTCCAAGACCATGGTATGGAATGACAGCGGGGACCGGTTCCCGCGGCCGGTGCGATGGATCGTCGCCCTGCTTGACCGCAAGCCGATAAAGTTCAAGATCGCGGGCATCCAGTCAGACCGTTATTCAATACCCAATTTTCATTTTTCGTTCAACCCGATCCGCCTGGAAAAACCGCGGGAATATCTCACATCGTTACGGCACGGCGGCGTGGTCGCTGATCCCAACGAACGGAAAAAGATCATCCAGAAACAGATCAATGATCTGGCGGCGAAATTAAAGGGCGAGCCGCTCTTTGACGCGGCAATGATCGAAGAGATCAACTGCACGATCGAATATCCGGACGTGGTCAGCGGCGAATTCGAAGAACGCTACCTGGAACTGCCGCCGGAAGTGCTGTTCACCACCCTGAAAGCCCTGGGAAACCTTGTCTGGATCAAGGACACAAACAAATTCATCTGCGTTTTCAGCGCCAAGCGCCGGGCCGCGGACAACATCGGAGCCGGATACGGCAAGGTCCTGCGATCCCGCCTTTACGATGCTCACTTCTATTACCAGAACGACCTAAAACTGACCATCGATGCGATGTTAAAACATAGCCAGAGTATGCTCTGGCTTAAAGATTTCGGCAGTATTGCCGATAAAGCAAAGCGTCTAGCCCGGTTCACCGCAACCTTTGAGGCTCCCGGGATCGATCCTGATGCTTTAAAACAAGCAGCCGAATTCTGTAAGGCGGATCTGCTCTCCAATATGGTGCGCGAAAAGGAATTTACTTCTTTACAAGGAATAATGGGGGGATACTACGCTCAAGCTGCTGGCAAAGGCGACAAAGCCGCACTCGCGATCAAAGAACATTACTTACCCCGTTTTATCGGAGACGATCTGCCAAGCACGATCGAGGGCGTTATTTTATCGATCGCTGACAAGATCGACAATGTCGCCGCCGCTTTTCACACCGGGCAAAAACCTTCCAGTTCTTTTGATCCATTTGGCATCCGAAGGAATGGCTACGCAGTTGTTAATATGATCGATGCCAATGCTTTGAATATTTCGATAAAGGATGCGATAAAAAAGTATGTCGGTCTGCTGCCATCACCATTAGAGAACGTGGCGGTCGCCCCGATCATAGAATTTTTCGATGAGCGGATCGACCGTTACCTTGAAGATCTGGGCTTCCGTTACGATGAGATCAAAAGCGTGCTGCCGGCCTCAAAGGGTAATGCCTATGATGCCCGGCGCCGGTGCGAAGCGCTCAAAAACTACCGCGACAAACCTGAATTCGAGCAGCTCGTGATCGGCCAAAAACGCGTAAGGAACATCCTTAAAGGCAAACCAAAACAGGACAGCGTGAACCCGGAACTGCTGCAGGAAAAAGCGGAGAAAAAGCTTTATGAGCAGGGGCAGGAGATAAGCGGAGCGATACAGCCCCTTATCGAAAAGCAGGAATATGCCACCGTGCTCGACCGGCTCCTGTCCATGAGGCCGGACATCGATAAGTTCTTTGACGATGTCCTGGTGATGTGCGAGGATATGAATTTGCAGAAGAACCGCCTGGCGTTGGTCAGTTTCATAAACCAGCTTTTCATTCAATTCGCCGATCTATCGCAGATCGTGATTGGAACTGAGGATAAAAAGGGAAAATAA
- a CDS encoding glycine--tRNA ligase subunit alpha — protein sequence MKRRPTFENIIFDLKRYWQSKGCLIFEPYNSEVGAGTFNPATFLRVLDKKPWNVCYVEPSKRPRDGRYAENPNRVQQFYQFQVIMKPAPETIQRIYLESLEMLGFKLSEHEIRFVEDDWESPTLGAWGIGWEVWLDGLEITQFTYFQQSGGINLSQTPIEITYGIERICMNIQKVDSIFEIKWNDRLTWGDVYRDNEIEFSAYNFVHANQKMLHELFDRYETEARNLFDHKLILPGYDYTIKCSHVFNLLEARGAISVSERAKMIGRVRALASRAAQLYVEKHDAEDTQTHTKPEPVPDKVEPQPGPEQ from the coding sequence ATGAAACGGCGCCCGACATTTGAAAATATTATTTTTGATCTTAAGCGGTACTGGCAAAGCAAGGGATGCCTTATATTTGAACCGTATAATTCCGAAGTGGGAGCCGGTACTTTTAATCCAGCGACTTTTCTCAGAGTCCTTGATAAAAAACCATGGAACGTCTGTTATGTGGAGCCGTCAAAACGGCCCCGCGACGGCCGGTACGCGGAAAACCCGAACCGGGTCCAGCAGTTCTACCAATTCCAGGTGATCATGAAACCCGCGCCCGAAACCATCCAGAGAATATACCTTGAATCGCTTGAAATGCTTGGCTTCAAGCTCAGCGAACATGAGATCCGTTTCGTGGAAGACGACTGGGAATCCCCGACCCTGGGTGCCTGGGGTATCGGATGGGAAGTGTGGCTTGACGGTCTTGAGATCACGCAATTCACTTATTTCCAGCAGTCCGGCGGTATCAACCTTTCGCAGACGCCCATCGAGATAACTTACGGCATTGAACGGATCTGCATGAATATCCAGAAGGTCGATTCGATCTTTGAGATCAAATGGAATGACCGCCTTACCTGGGGCGATGTGTACCGTGATAACGAGATCGAGTTCTCGGCATACAATTTCGTGCACGCGAACCAGAAAATGCTCCATGAGCTGTTCGATCGGTACGAAACCGAAGCCCGGAACCTTTTTGACCACAAGCTGATCCTGCCTGGATACGACTATACGATAAAATGTTCCCATGTTTTCAATCTACTTGAAGCCAGGGGCGCGATCAGCGTTTCGGAGCGGGCGAAGATGATAGGCCGTGTCCGGGCGCTGGCGAGCCGGGCTGCTCAGCTCTATGTTGAAAAACACGACGCGGAAGACACCCAAACTCATACTAAACCTGAACCGGTTCCTGATAAGGTAGAACCGCAACCAGGACCCGAACAATGA
- a CDS encoding HDIG domain-containing protein, with protein sequence MALTRDEALKMLSEKLKNRNLFKHCLATEACLKELARHFGENEDIWGVTGLLHDIDYEETAAEPIRHGIIGANYLESKGLNSEVVYAVKVHAGHQPAKSKLDWALFATDPLTGLIVASALMHPDKKLASLDIEFIVRRFKEKRFAAGANRDQISTCTNLGLELEPFIGIALKGMQSIAGDLGL encoded by the coding sequence ATGGCTTTAACTAGAGACGAAGCACTGAAGATGCTAAGCGAAAAGCTGAAAAATCGTAATCTTTTCAAGCATTGCCTGGCAACCGAGGCCTGTTTGAAGGAATTAGCCCGACATTTCGGCGAAAATGAGGATATTTGGGGTGTGACCGGGCTTTTACATGACATCGATTACGAGGAAACCGCTGCTGAACCGATCAGGCATGGCATTATCGGAGCAAATTATCTGGAAAGCAAAGGATTAAATTCCGAGGTCGTATACGCGGTTAAAGTCCATGCCGGACACCAGCCGGCAAAGTCCAAATTAGACTGGGCATTGTTCGCGACCGACCCCCTTACCGGGCTGATCGTAGCCTCTGCCCTGATGCATCCGGACAAGAAACTCGCTTCACTGGATATTGAATTTATTGTGCGCCGGTTCAAGGAAAAAAGGTTCGCGGCGGGCGCGAACCGCGACCAGATCAGCACCTGCACTAACCTGGGTCTGGAACTGGAGCCGTTCATCGGTATCGCCCTTAAGGGAATGCAGTCCATAGCCGGTGACCTCGGGTTATAG
- a CDS encoding protein-L-isoaspartate(D-aspartate) O-methyltransferase, protein MIEVKEWKLERERMVKEHIAARGVKDQRVLGAMTAVPRHMFVEKTYYHQAHNDYPLPIGQGQTISQPYIVAAMTELLELNNKDVVLEIGTGSGYQTAILSLLCAKVYTVERIMELSNIARKVLNELEIRNVSFFVGDGSCGWPQYAPYNGIIVTAGAPDLPTPLVDQLADKGRLIIPIGGEHYQVLNQIKKHKGHIYRKEIFDCTFVKLVGKKSWGDKD, encoded by the coding sequence ATGATCGAGGTGAAGGAATGGAAACTGGAACGGGAGCGGATGGTAAAAGAACATATCGCTGCCAGGGGGGTCAAGGACCAAAGAGTACTGGGCGCCATGACTGCCGTTCCGAGGCATATGTTCGTGGAAAAGACTTATTATCATCAGGCGCATAATGACTATCCTTTGCCGATCGGACAGGGGCAGACTATATCGCAGCCGTATATCGTGGCCGCGATGACAGAATTGCTCGAGCTGAACAATAAGGACGTGGTTTTGGAGATCGGGACCGGCTCGGGCTACCAGACCGCGATCCTTTCACTGTTGTGCGCAAAAGTCTATACGGTAGAAAGGATAATGGAACTTAGCAACATCGCGCGGAAGGTGCTCAATGAGCTCGAGATACGCAACGTTTCTTTTTTCGTTGGTGATGGATCCTGTGGTTGGCCCCAATATGCTCCGTATAACGGCATTATTGTGACGGCAGGCGCGCCTGATCTGCCGACGCCGTTGGTCGACCAGCTGGCGGATAAGGGAAGGCTTATCATCCCGATCGGCGGGGAGCATTACCAGGTTTTGAATCAGATAAAGAAGCACAAAGGACATATTTACAGGAAAGAGATCTTTGACTGCACATTCGTAAAACTTGTCGGGAAGAAGAGCTGGGGGGATAAAGATTGA
- a CDS encoding TIGR00725 family protein: protein MRKKIIAVIGGAETTKKNLQIAEEVGQLIARKGAILITGGMGGVMEAASRGAKKEGGLVIGVIPTTDKNSANQYVDIPIVTGMNQARNIIIARTCDCAIAIDGKYGTLSEIAYCLMFTIPVIGIDTWQVDAPIHHVETAEEAVKKAFELITR, encoded by the coding sequence ATGAGAAAAAAGATCATCGCGGTCATTGGCGGCGCGGAAACCACCAAGAAAAATCTCCAGATAGCCGAGGAAGTCGGCCAGTTGATCGCCCGTAAGGGCGCGATCCTTATCACCGGCGGCATGGGCGGTGTGATGGAAGCGGCATCGCGGGGAGCCAAGAAAGAAGGCGGTCTTGTGATCGGCGTTATTCCCACAACCGACAAGAACAGCGCGAACCAGTATGTCGATATCCCGATAGTGACCGGCATGAACCAAGCGCGCAACATCATCATCGCGCGTACCTGCGACTGCGCGATCGCGATCGATGGCAAATACGGGACTTTATCCGAGATCGCTTATTGCCTGATGTTTACGATACCGGTCATCGGGATAGACACGTGGCAGGTCGATGCTCCCATCCACCACGTGGAAACCGCGGAAGAAGCCGTAAAAAAAGCATTCGAGCTTATTACTAGATGA
- a CDS encoding acylphosphatase, with the protein MHASIIVQGLVQGVGFRSFVYGTATRMGLTGHVSNMPDGTVQVIAEGDKGLLSDLIKELKIGPIGSEVTAVDVKWSEEEEGYNDFGLEY; encoded by the coding sequence ATGCATGCCAGTATAATCGTGCAGGGCCTGGTGCAAGGCGTCGGTTTCCGTTCATTTGTCTATGGCACAGCAACCAGGATGGGATTAACAGGACATGTAAGCAACATGCCAGACGGCACAGTCCAGGTTATCGCGGAAGGTGACAAGGGATTATTGAGTGACCTGATAAAAGAACTTAAGATCGGACCGATCGGCTCGGAAGTTACGGCGGTCGACGTGAAGTGGTCTGAGGAAGAAGAAGGTTATAATGATTTCGGTTTGGAATATTGA
- a CDS encoding adenine phosphoribosyltransferase has product MDLKKYIRDVPDFPQKGVIFRDITTLIKEPQAFKYVIDALVKNFKKEKIDKIVSVEARGYIFGGAMAYNLGCGIVPVRKKGKLPADVIKLEYDLEYGKNVIEIHKDSLKKGEKVLTFDDVLATGGTMLATCKLVEMLGGKVVACSFLANLTYLKGFEKLKDYKIFSVVEY; this is encoded by the coding sequence ATGGACCTGAAAAAATACATCCGTGACGTCCCGGATTTTCCCCAAAAAGGCGTTATATTCAGGGATATTACCACGCTGATCAAGGAGCCGCAGGCTTTCAAATACGTCATTGATGCACTGGTAAAAAATTTTAAGAAAGAAAAGATCGATAAAATCGTTTCCGTAGAAGCGCGCGGATATATATTCGGCGGCGCCATGGCGTATAACCTGGGATGCGGGATCGTACCGGTGAGGAAAAAAGGCAAACTGCCGGCAGATGTTATTAAACTGGAATATGACCTGGAGTACGGCAAGAACGTGATCGAGATCCATAAAGACAGTTTGAAAAAAGGTGAAAAGGTTTTGACTTTCGACGACGTGCTCGCGACCGGCGGCACAATGCTCGCCACCTGCAAACTGGTGGAAATGCTGGGCGGAAAAGTTGTGGCTTGTTCATTTTTAGCGAATTTGACGTATCTTAAAGGTTTTGAAAAACTTAAAGACTATAAGATCTTTTCAGTGGTAGAGTATTAA
- a CDS encoding T9SS type A sorting domain-containing protein: MYFITVVLLLSWSPAVNLSIPGVDDMYPQSVRWQADHTCLVWESNIGGDWEIFSRFLIPSLPLYTDTFRITNNTGDDYNPVIAYDEARQCYWCAWMGFDNTRMDIFISDGDLTNGWSVPTRVTNDSSFDAEPSVCVIQDTVWLAWYKWTGQAFNIFAAYYDGSIWSPPVSITNDTLVNNTRPKINGHYDHPLVVWEKNDDIYFSECIAGIWQSPMPVTTDPGSDMKPEIAVQSYPLGGSGFAGAWIFWYSDRDGNCEIYSTAMDTFSVNRRVTFNDSLDYAPSPLDFIALIGRGDPASVAFSTSRNGGSDIYTLSGYYGWDTVAVDTNPSQDILPCMSGGDWRIWVFWQTDRNGDWDICGSQMWVGGVEEGAGYSASSEGYSLAARPNPFTNRTIIKFQISNDKLQMNAKDQTHPHPFPPPSRGRIEEGGREPKVSMAIYDAAGRTVKVFNHLTIQPIYQIIWDGTDDLGNPLTPGVYFCTMRQGGQAVTVKLIKTE; the protein is encoded by the coding sequence ATGTATTTTATTACCGTTGTATTGTTGCTATCCTGGTCGCCTGCGGTAAATTTGAGCATACCCGGTGTCGATGATATGTATCCCCAGTCGGTCAGATGGCAGGCTGATCATACATGTTTGGTCTGGGAGTCGAATATCGGCGGTGACTGGGAGATCTTTTCGAGGTTTTTAATTCCAAGTCTGCCATTGTACACCGATACATTCAGGATAACAAATAATACGGGCGACGATTATAATCCCGTTATCGCGTATGATGAAGCAAGACAATGCTACTGGTGCGCCTGGATGGGTTTTGACAACACCCGTATGGATATCTTCATAAGCGATGGCGATTTGACTAACGGTTGGTCTGTCCCGACTCGGGTTACTAATGATTCGTCTTTTGATGCAGAGCCCTCGGTCTGTGTGATCCAGGACACGGTATGGTTGGCGTGGTACAAATGGACAGGCCAAGCGTTTAATATATTTGCCGCTTATTATGACGGTTCGATATGGTCGCCACCCGTGTCCATTACAAATGACACGCTTGTAAACAATACGCGACCGAAAATAAATGGGCATTACGATCATCCGCTGGTCGTATGGGAAAAAAACGATGATATTTACTTCAGCGAATGTATTGCTGGCATCTGGCAAAGCCCCATGCCCGTTACAACAGATCCTGGATCCGACATGAAACCGGAGATTGCAGTACAGAGTTACCCGCTCGGTGGATCTGGATTTGCAGGCGCTTGGATATTCTGGTACTCAGACCGGGACGGAAATTGTGAGATCTATTCGACGGCGATGGATACGTTTAGCGTAAATCGTCGAGTAACTTTCAATGATTCTTTGGATTACGCGCCAAGCCCGCTTGATTTTATAGCTTTAATAGGCCGTGGTGATCCAGCTTCTGTCGCGTTCAGTACGAGCAGAAACGGTGGTTCTGATATTTATACGCTATCTGGTTATTACGGCTGGGATACCGTTGCTGTTGATACGAATCCTTCGCAGGATATTTTGCCTTGCATGTCGGGCGGTGACTGGCGGATCTGGGTTTTCTGGCAGACCGACCGGAACGGCGACTGGGATATCTGCGGCAGCCAGATGTGGGTGGGAGGAGTGGAAGAGGGGGCGGGATACAGTGCAAGCAGTGAGGGATATAGTTTAGCTGCGCGCCCAAATCCCTTTACTAATCGGACTATCATTAAATTTCAAATTTCAAATGACAAATTACAAATGAATGCAAAAGATCAGACACACCCCCACCCTTTCCCTCCCCCCTCGAGGGGGAGGATTGAGGAGGGGGGGCGTGAACCGAAAGTATCGATGGCAATCTACGACGCGGCGGGTCGGACTGTTAAAGTATTTAACCATTTAACCATTCAACCAATTTATCAAATCATCTGGGACGGAACCGACGATCTTGGCAATCCCTTAACGCCGGGCGTGTATTTCTGTACTATGCGCCAAGGAGGGCAGGCTGTAACAGTAAAATTGATAAAGACTGAATAA